A region from the Salvia splendens isolate huo1 chromosome 15, SspV2, whole genome shotgun sequence genome encodes:
- the LOC121767516 gene encoding 3-oxoacyl-[acyl-carrier-protein] synthase I, chloroplastic-like → MIHYIIANMGSSLLAIDTGFMGPNYSIASACSTANHCLISAANHIRRGDADVMVAGGTDASVLPIGISGFIACRALSQQNDQPHKASRPWARDRDGFVMGEGAGVLIMESMEHAMKRGAKVYAEYLGGATTCDAHHMTNPQPDGLVVASCIIKALEDARVSTQEVNYVNAHATSSPAGDLAEIRAIKKVFHNNSHLKINATKSMIGHALGASGGLEAIATIKAIKTGWLHPTINQDVVIFCNYL, encoded by the exons ATGATCCATTATATAATAGCAAACATGGGGTCTTCACTTCTAGCTATAGACACCGGCTTCATGGGGCCTAATTACAGCATTGCATCAGCTTGTTCTACTGCAAACCATTGCCTCATTTCTGCTGCAAACCACATTAGACGAGGCGATGCAGATGTTATGGTGGCTGGTGGGACAGATGCTTCAGTCCTCCCGATTGGAATCTCAGGCTTCATAGCCTGCAGAGCCTTGTCTCAGCAAAACGACCAACCACACAAGGCGTCCAGGCCGTGGGCCAGAGACCGCGATGGCTTTGTCATGGGAGAAGGTGCCGGTGTTTTG ATCATGGAAAGCATGGAGCACGCAATGAAAAGAGGGGCTAAGGTTTACGCGGAGTATTTGGGAGGCGCAACTACATGTGATGCTCATCACATGACAAATCCACAACCCGATGGGCTTGTCGTTGCGTCTTGCATAATCAAAGCTTTGGAAGATGCGCGAGTGTCTACTCAAGAG GTTAACTATGTGAATGCTCATGCAACATCAAGCCCTGCTGGAGATTTGGCTGAGATTAGAGCAATCAAGAAAGTATTCCACAACAACTCTCACTTGAAGATCAATGCCACCAAG TCGATGATTGGACACGCGCTTGGGGCTTCCGGTGGATTGGAAGCAATAGCTACGATCAAAGCAATCAAGACTGGGTGGTTGCATCCCACAATCAACCAAGATGTAGTAATTTTCTGCAACTATTTATGA
- the LOC121766754 gene encoding 3-oxoacyl-[acyl-carrier-protein] synthase I, chloroplastic-like — protein sequence MGSALLAIDTGMRGPSCSVSASSATSNYCFNAAANHIRRGETDVMVAGGTDAAIIPLGLGGFIACRALSHRNEDPHKASRLWDVHHDGFVMGEGAAELEGEVTIDTVPNVKKQHQINVAISNSCGLGAHNSVGVFAPFSP from the exons ATGGGGTCCGCGTTGCTGGCTATCGACACCGGTATGAGAGGGCCGTCTTGCTCGGTCTCAGCATCTAGTGCCACTTCGAACTACTGCTTCAACGCTGCCGCAAACCACATCAGACGAGGCGAAACGGACGTCATGGTGGCTGGTGGGACCGACGCTGCAATCATACCACTCGGGCTCGGTGGATTCATAGCCTGCAGAGCCTTGTCTCACAGAAACGAAGACCCACATAAGGCGTCCAGGCTATGGGACGTGCATCACGACGGTTTTGTCATGGGAGAGGGTGCTGCT GAGTTGGAGGGTGAAGTGACGATTGACACTGTGCCAAATGTAAAGAAGCAGCATCAAATAAACGTTG CCATATCCAACTCATGTGGCCTTGGAGCTCATAATTCCGTTGGTGTCTTTGCTCCCTTCAGCCCTTAA
- the LOC121766755 gene encoding 3-oxoacyl-[acyl-carrier-protein] synthase II, chloroplastic-like, translating into MELELASPSEGGRTLPAALGVAVAAATVAVAAATVAVAAATVVVAAATVVVAAVAMIEIGEVMKKTNWWEEKHGKPPQPQTPWNRGGHAAAAVGGDGGNAVQGVAQTAGAVQPGGRTRNEAAQPANTTGAANFVASGSGSVIHDWSEELMRGEAAPDSVKHGKIKSKASSSPKRETDPKKRIVITGMGLVSVFGTDIDVYYNKLLAGESGITPIDRFDASNYPVRIAGQIRSFSSDGYINGKDDRRLDDCWRYCLVAGKRALDDANLANQVVATMDKSRMGVLVGSAMGGTSVFSNGVETLFQKGHR; encoded by the exons ATGGAATTGGAACTGGCCTCGCCATCCGAGGGTGGCAGAACCCTACCGGCGGCTCTCGGGGTGGCGGTCGCGGCAGCAACGGTGGCGGTCGCGGCAGCAACGGTGGCGGTCGCGGCAGCAACGGTGGTGGTCGCGGCAGCAACAGTGGTGGTCGCGGCAGTGGCAATGATAGAAATCggcgaagtgatgaagaagacaa attggtgggaagagaagCACGGCAAGCCGCCGCAACCGCAAACACCATGGAACCGTGGCGGGCACGCCGCCGCAGCAGTTGGAGGCGACGGAGGCAACGCCGTGCAGGGGGTCGCGCAAACCGCCGGTGCTGTCCAGCCAGGAGGAAGGACCAGAAATGAAGCTGCTCAGCCGGCGAATACAACCGGGGCAGCAAACTTCGTTGCCAGCGGAAGTGGGAGTGTAATTCACGATTGGAGTGAAGAATTGATGAGGGGAGAGGCGGCGCCCGATTCAg TAAAACATGGGAAGATAAAATCAAAGGCTTCTTCCTCCCCAAAGAGAGAAACAGATCCCAAGAAAAGAATAGTTATAACTGGGATGGGCCTTGTTTCTGTTTTTGGAACTGACATTGATGTTTACTACAACAAACTGCTTGCTGGAGAGAGCGGTATCACTCCCATCGACAGATTTGATGCTTCGAATTACCCTGTTAGGATCGCAGGGCAGATTCGCAGCTTCTCTTCAGACGGGTACATCAACGGGAAGGATGATCGCCGCCTTGATGATTGCTGGAGATACTGTTTGGTTGCTGGCAAAAGAGCTCTTGATGATGCTAACCTTGCCAACCAAGTTGTTGCAACT ATGGACAAGTCAAGAATGGGAGTGTTGGTAGGATCAGCAATGGGAGGCACTTCGGTTTTTAGCAATGGAGTGGAAACATTGTTTCAAAAGGGGCATAGATAG
- the LOC121767215 gene encoding ubiquitin-related modifier 1 homolog 1-like encodes MQLTLEFGGGLELLCDSVKIHNVNVEPQGEEKKITVKHLLSWVRTNLIKERPEMFMKGDTVRPGVLVLINDCDWELSGQLETVLEEKDVVVFISTLHGG; translated from the exons ATGCAGCTCACTCTCGAATTCGG TGGTGGACTTGAACTTCTATGTGATTCGGTCAAGATCCATAACGTGAATGTTGAGCCACAAGGTGAAGAAAAGAAG ATAACCGTAAAGCACTTGCTCTCGTGGGTCCGTACGAATTTGATTAAGGAAAGACCGGAAATGTTTATGAAAGGAGATACAGT GAGACCTGGAGTTCTAGTCCTCATAAATGACTGCGATTGGGAACTAAGCGGGCAGCTTGAGACGGTACTGGAAGAGAAGGATGTTGTAGTTTTCATCTCAACATTACATGGCGGCTAG
- the LOC121766585 gene encoding 3-oxoacyl-[acyl-carrier-protein] synthase I, chloroplastic-like yields the protein MLASCFSTLLTQSINPKLFLTSSSARNGKKIRAMASSSPKRETDPKKRIVITGMGLVSVFGSDIDVYYNKLLAGESGISLIDRFDTSDFDVKIAGQIRGFSSDGYINGKDDHRLDDCWRYCLVAGKRALDDANLGKKAVDTMDKTRMGVLVGSAMGGNTIYSDGIEGSVQKGPKNISPFFIPYSISNMGSALLAIHAGFMGPTYSISTACATANHCFIAAANHIRRGEADVMVAGASDAGVTLAGVGGCTACRALSLRNDEPHKASRPWDIHRDGFVMGEGSGILIMERMEHAMRRGARVYAEYLGGAASCDAHHITDPQPDGLGVASCMIKSLKDAGVDAQEVNYANAHATSTRAGDLPEVKAIKRVFNNTSQLKINSTKSIIGHGLGAAGGLEAIATIKAINTGWLHPTLNQDELEAEVTIDTVPNVKKQHQINVAISNSFGFGGHNSVAVFAPFSP from the exons ATGTTAGCATCTTGTTTTTCTACTCTGCTTACTCAATCAATAAACCCTAAGCTGTTCCTTACATCTTCATCAG CGAGAAATGGGAAGAAGATCAGGGCAATGGCTTCTTCCTCTCCAAAGAGAGAGACTGATCCCAAGAAAAGGATAGTAATAACTGGAATGGGACTTGTTTCTGTTTTTGGAAGTGACATTGATGTTTACTACAACAAATTGCTTGCTGGAGAGAGCGGCATTTCTCTCATCGACAGATTTGATACATCAGATTTCGATGTTAAGATCGCGGGGCAAATCCGCGGCTTCTCTTCGGATGGATACATCAACGGGAAGGATGATCACCGTCTCGATGATTGCTGGAGATATTGTTTGGTTGCCGGAAAACGGGCTCTCGATGATGCTAACCTTGGGAAAAAAGCTGTTGACACT ATGGACAAAACGAGAATGGGAGTGTTGGTGGGATCAGCAATGGGAGGCAATACGATTTACAGCGATGGAATTGAAGGATCAGTTCAAAAAGGGCCTAAAAATATAAGTCCATTTTTCATCCCTTATTCAATATCAAACATGGGGTCTGCATTGCTGGCCATACATGCCGGCTTCATGGGGCCTACTTACTCCATCTCAACAGCTTGCGCTACTGCCAATCACTGCTTCATTGCTGCTGCAAACCACATCAGGCGAGGCGAGGCAGACGTCATGGTGGCCGGTGCATCTGATGCCGGAGTCACTCTGGCTGGAGTCGGAGGCTGCACAGCCTGCAGAGCCTTGTCTTTGAGAAACGACGAGCCTCATAAGGCGTCGAGACCGTGGGACATACACCGCGATGGTTTTGTCATGGGAGAAGGGTCTGGCATTTTG ATAATGGAGAGGATGGAGCACGCGATGAGGAGAGGGGCACGGGTTTATGCAGAGTATTTGGGAGGCGCGGCTAGTTGTGACGCGCATCACATCACAGATCCACAACCGGATGGGCTTGGAGTAGCGTCTTGCATGATCAAGAGCTTGAAAGATGCAGGAGTGGATGCTCAAGAG GTTAACTATGCGAATGCTCATGCGACCTCAACCCGTGCCGGAGATTTACCCGAGGTTAAGGCTATCAAGAGAGTCTTCAACAACACCTCTCAGCTGAAGATCAATTCCACCAAG TCAATCATCGGACACGGACTCGGTGCTGCCGGTGGACTGGAGGCAATAGCAACGATCAAAGCAATCAACACTGGTTGGTTACATCCTACACTCAACCAAGAT GAGTTGGAGGCTGAAGTCACCATTGACACTGTCCCAAATGTGAAGAAGCAGCATCAAATAAATGTTG CCATATCCAACTCATTTGGATTTGGAGGCCATAATTCGGTTGCGGTATTCGCGCCCTTCAGCCCTTGA